AACACCCCACAAAACAATTAGCAGAAGCAAATACCATCATACAGATCCAAGTGAACTTATATTTGTTGCAAAAAGGTCAAAATGCATAATGAACATATCAACTGAACACAATATAGGAGGGAAAGATACAGTGGCCTGCACAGAGTACTTTAACACCAACTAGGGACATACCGTTCTTTGCTGCTCAGGAGTAGCATTTGCAAGGGCAGATGTCAGAGTACCAATTTGGGCAGCAGGTGATAAGGCTGTATCTCTCACAGGGAAGCCTCCCATATCATATGGCTGAATCATACCACCAGCAACTCCTGGAATTGCTGGAGCTTCAGGCATGTTGCGGCCGGTTGGGTAACGGTACATCCGTCCTCGAGGAAGCATCTGAGAAACATGACAAGATACATCACTTTACATTCACTTTCACAAGTCCCCCATAGAACAAATACCAAAACTACCGATTTTTCCCACCAAGCCAAACATCAAGTAGTTGAGAGAATAAGCAATGTGGAAATGAGCACAACAGACTGAACCATAATAGCTGacaatctaagtaaaccatttTCACCAACAAAGTAGCATCCTAACCACACAGAAAACAGCATAATGGTGGAATATTTGATGAAAAACAATACCTGTTGCTGAAATGACTGCACAGGTTGCTGGCCCTGGGCCCCAGCTCCACGTCTAATACCTGGGCGTGGGCCCTGTTGACCCTGTTGGACAACCGGAACAAAATAATTTGGCATATGGGGACCCCCAGGTCTCATCCCTGGAACAAGCTGCTGCTGGAAACCAAATCCTGGCTGGAAGAAAGTGAATATACCATCAATGTCCATTTCGTTCAGCACATTAGCTAACGTAAATGAAATGCTTCATGCAAAAACTGAGTATATATAACAAATGATCAGAAAGTGATTGAACACAGGACAGATGTTGCTAACTAACGGAAAGTGATAAGTGCAACACAATAATAAACTATGCCTCACTTTGTATGCCAGGCTAAGCATATGGTACATGATAAAAGTTTCATAACCAAGACTGCAAATACCAGCACTAGATAATCTTGACAAAAGATGGGAACATGCTAATTCTCATATTGAAATTGGAGACAGGGATTTAACCTGTGGGTAATGTTtaagttcaaatgaaaaagaaagagtTTCCATGGTACCTGAGGGGGTATCATAGCTGGAGGAGCTTGTCCATAGAAGAGTTGCTGAGGAGGCATAGGAGGGTACATTGGAAGGCGTGGAGCCATAGTGGGTGTCATTGGTACAGGAGGGCGCATCTGAGAAAACTGTGCCTGGATCATATAGGATGTGCACTGTCAGCAATTTAATATGTTAGATTGTACTCTCCTGTCTTTTTGTAAGGCCTAGATAGTTAAACACTTTGACTGTGAATATCTTATATATTATAATGTTTATGACCAAGAAATTGACATCATACGAAAGCATTTACAAGTATGAATCCAATAATACCACATTTGTATAGTATAATCTACAAATTCCAAGACTAAGAGTTTGTTAAACATTAAGAAGTTCGAATCTTGAGTTGCATGCGCACCTTACAAAAAGAGGGAGTAAGAAACTACACCAAATTTGtacaaattcaaaaatatttacgaaATAAACAAATTGTCAAGAGCGGGTACTGTTATCAATTGAGTTTAGTGCAAAATAAGACATCAGTATCACAATAGGAAGCAATGCAAAGCAGTATGCCTCTTCAGGTTCTGAACTCTAATTCTAAAGTTTAAGAAGACACATTTTGAAGGTAAAAAAAAGGCAGTAGGTGAAGGGCACCCTATATCATGAAATAGAGGTGGTATTCCTTGTATGGTCAATATTTCTTTGTTGCTTCAACATTGTTCTATACGGCAAACAGCCAATCATTTGCCAGCTCTTCTTTTACATAAAGCCTTAAATAAAAATGCTGCTATGTGCTAATCTATAGTAAACACTTGTAACAATCTATAGTAAACACTGGCACCCTAATTTCACATTTAATACTAACATAGTGCAGACTCAGCTGGTTTGAGGAATATACCTGTAACATTGCTTTTCTATCTTCTTTGCGCTGTGCAAATGCAACATACAGTGGCTTTCCAGATATCATTTTGCCATTCATTTCAGTCAACTGTATAGAAAGAAAACTTGTCAATGACATGTGACAGCAAATTGCTCAAACTTTTTTCTAAGGGGCCTAGCTGGCGGTTAATTCAATATCCTGGAAGCGAACTTACAGCCTGAGATGCTTCCTCACGAGTTGAGAACGCAACAAAGCCAGAGCCTTTGCTAAGACCATTTTGGTCACGCATCACCTATTTAACAAGTTCAGTCAGCTATTATAGACCAAAATTCAAGAGATAGGTGTataataaaaggaaaaaatagaTTGGAAAACAATTAAGCACCTTGCACGAGGTAATTTTGCCAAAGTTAGAGAACAATTCACAAAGTTGGTCATCTCCGATGCTATCATCCAAGTTCTTGAGGTACAAGTTCAGTCCTTGATATTTGTCAGCAGCATCTTTCAAGCTTTGTTCAAATCTCCTTTTTAGTTCCATCTCTCTTTCTGACTTCTTCTGAGCTCTTCCAACATACCACTCTTTGTCATTAATCTTCTTTCCATTAAGTTCCTGAACAGCACAGGCAGCAGCATCTGGATTCTCAAAATTGATGAAACCAAAGCACCTTGATTTGCCATCCATACCAATCATCACAACAGCACTTGTAATATTCCCATATTCACCAAAAATTTTGACTAGATCCTCCTTTGTGGTAGACTCAGacaaatttttcacaaagacaTTGTTAAATTTTGTCTTGTCAAACGAATGATCTCTCTCTTGCTTGCGAAGAAAAGGTCCAACAAAAACAGGCTTGTCATTGATAAGCATTCCGTTAAGACTTTTTATAGCTGCCtgagcttcttcttctttttcataCTGAACAAAACCAAAGCCTTTGGATTGGCTCACTTCATCCATGGCTACCTTACATGAGAGAATGGTACCAAATGTGGAAAAGGTCTCATGAAGAGTTTTATTGTCTATTGCCTTGTCAAGATTCTGGAGAAAAGACGAGGTAGGTCATAAACCAAGCTAATTGTTTTTGGATGACAATGCAAACTAAAGAAACCGCCAGATGATCAAGTACCTTGATGAAAATGTTAGCAGATCCACTCCTGCGGCTGCTTGGGTCACGGTTTGAATACATCACCCGGATAGGCTTGTTGTTAAGCAGAGCAAAGTTCAACACTTCCAATGCTCTTGCAGCTGTAAAATGGAATAGTTAATCAGCCATCACAAGTCCTTTGCCTTGGCACTAATAAACAAGCTACATGCGCATGATATTGTGAGGTCAGACACCACAACAAAACAGGAAATCCACAATCATGTCTAGCAAATTTACACATTGTCTTCGTTATGCCACATTTTGCACGCAACTTTTCACTATGTTGCACCTTATATCTACTCTAAGGGCTTTGGATAGAGGTTTTGGATCCAAAACCTTTTAGCATTGATGAATTCGGAATAAATCCTAAAATTTGAAGAGCATCCTTTCTTTACCAGGACACTTCTTAGATGGATATTTTGACTGTGCCCAGATaactttattatttaattgggCAAGTTGCATTCCTATTATGTCTATGTTATCTAACAAAACAGTTAAGCAACACATGAACGCCAGCTGCCAAGAACACTACATTACATCAAATTAGCAAACTCATGTCCAGATGTACCTTAAAACATAGCAAGTAAAACTGGGAGTAAACTGTAAGCATGGCTGTCTTAAACCCCATAGTCTTATATACTGCACCCTCAACGAGGCTCTAGGATTAAAAACTGAATTGCCCACCATCATCCTCCCCCTTTCTGAAAACAAAAGTATCCAAATCATCCTTCCTGATACCCAAAACATAATTAATCCCAGTGGCATTGCACCAAGCAACACATCCACTAAACAAAGGCATTGACTTCTGCTAGAAATGGACCATTCAACATCTACCGAAATTGTCAAACGCAATCAATCCACCACCTACCAACTGGGAAATCACTGGTGATATACAGTTTACAGATGCCATCGGAATCATCGAATCATGTGACATCGAATCGTAGCCCAATCTGATCAGACCGCAATTCAAATGCAGCCAAGCCTGACCAATCCTCCCATCCCGAATGGAGCAGATAAAACGAGAACCGCGAGAGGAGATCCCAATCATACCATCCACGGGGTTGCTGAAGTTGACGTAGGCGTATCCGAGCGAGCGGCGCGAGGTGACGTCCCTGCAGACGCGCACCGACACCACCTGCCCCGCCTGGCTGAAGAGCTCGTACAGCTGCGAGTCCGAGACGGACCCCTCCAGGTCGCCGACGTAGAGCGACGTGGTCGGGAGCGGCTGCGCCACGCCGACCGCTCCCGGCGACACCACCGCGGGGATAGCGCCCGCGCtcccgttcgccgccgccgccgccgccgccacttgcgccgccatcgcctcctcctcctcccctcgaccaaatttttttcagttttttttcgaaaaaaaatcgGATCTAAACCCTAGCAATCGGATTGGTAAGTCGCTCGATACTGATAGATCTCGCGGATTTGGGgatttctaaattttttttggtaGTTTTTGGTTGCGGGATACAGAGGCCGCAGGCGGGAGCACGCGGGGGGGACGACTCTCTCaacgaggaggccgaggcgacGGGGGCGGGGAGGTGGTtatagggagggagggagaggagccgcgcgcccgcgcctaGGGtttgcccgcgcgcgcgccacggTGGGCTCGGTGCTCGTGCACCAGCTGGCGCCAGCAGTGGCGTGGCGCCTGGGCTGGTTGGTCAGCTGGTGGCCTGGGTCCGCCCGGTGCACGGCTGGGCTCCCGGCTCCGCAGCGGGCGTGGGTGGGGTGGGCCCGTGGGGGAGGGATCGTTTGGCTGGCTTGCGATGCTTGCTTGGCCTTTTCGCATTCCGGGAGGGTTGGTTGGATTCGAGTTGGCACTTGGCACGGAACCGGATTTGTTTCGGGGGGCGAGCCGGGCTTCGCTGGTCTCGCGTCGTGTTGAATCGAGCCTTGACCGATTCGATTTGGGCCGGGGCGAACTTTGCGTGCCGTCCCCTCGATAGTACGAAAATTATGCGCTAGTTCTACCCAGCAGCAATGCCGTATGCAACGCCAACTGATGTTtgttcaagattttttttttttgaaaatggaGTCTGTTCAAAAGTTGAGCAAAGCCTCTGAGGGCCAGTCCCGGCAGTATGGATTGGATCCAAATAGGATATGGAAGCTCGGAAGATTCGATACGTCTTTAtctgtttattttttttccattcaAAAATTGGCGAGTAAAGTTTCGTTCAAACTTTCTGTTGGTCCTATCAAAAAAGGGAAAAACGGTCGAGTAAACTGTTGATTTCAGCCCAAGCACCTGCACGGGTCACGGCTGCGAATGCTCCTGACCTCCTATTCTGCTTTGTGCTTTTCCCAGGGAGACAGCCATTGTAACAATTCGATTTTCGAATTCCAAACAAAGTTGCAAATTCACAAAGGTTTGAATAAATTCTATCCAAATTTAAAGCTTAcacgtgggacccacctgtcactCCCTGCTCTCTCCTTCCTGTGCTCAACAGAGCTCGGTATGAGGGGAGGAGTCCTCCCGAAGCTCCTCCACCCTGTGTGCTGGCCGTCGGAGAACCTTGCCGCGTCGCCCGGCCGCCAGCGACGTCGCCAAGTCGTACACGCCCTCTTCCCGAGCTCGCCATCTgcccttccttcttcctctctcgcgctcactctcttcttcctctgctcacCACGATTGAGCTCAAGTAGCTCGTTGTTCCGGCCCCAAATCGCGAGTTTCCTTCTACGAGCTTCCAATCCACCGCAACCATGGGTTAATCACCTAGCTAGCTACCCCTACAACTCCTCCAATCCCAGCCTCGACACCCACTTCACCGGGAATCGGAGACTCCCCGGCTGCTAGCCATTAGAGCCGCCCGAACTCCACCTCAACGTCGAACTCCCACCTCCGGTCCCCGTTTTTTGCAGTAGCTCACTTTAAGCATGAGTGATCCACCGTAAAATTTTCATATTCATAGGACCTAGTTTAATATATGAATATAAAATGTATCCAAACTAAAATATGTGAATAGGAATAATAATACTTTTACATGTAAAATTTTATACAAATTATGAGAGACAAGTAATAATATCTTTGCTAGTCATGTTTTGTTTTATAGTAAATCATGCTCTAATTGATAATTTGGCCCTCTAATTGTTCCTAGCACCTAGGGTTTAAGTTAAATATCACCGTATCAGCGTcattttatgtaaatttttaATTCTTTTAATGTTTCTTTTATGATTATTAAGTCGTGCTTGCATTTACTCATTATTTCATGTACATACATATAGAAACCGTGACGGAGGAAATagtgtacgaggtgatcgcggaaccacaggagcagccggagcaagcccagCAGGAGAATCAGGAGAACGCGGCCCAAGGCCCGGTTGATCCTAGTGTAGAACAGCAGCTCGAAGgcagccccggagcataacctattattttaacttataaaatattatatatttACTTGATTATGCATTAAGTTTTCAGGCGTTGAataaaaccctagttgcatgatccctaggttccattggtcgaaatactagtatgtgtaggtcggtaGCCATGCCATGCTAAAAATAGGaatcggtagaagtcgagtaatttcctgttactcgcgagatataggatgtgcTCTATGATTTGATTATATGGAATATTGGAGTatgaaggaaaggaaaggaattggagaccgggcgggaactgtctagccccgtctgtgtcggttaaggaccatctgttgtctggccctgttggtcgagtttgaattgtactaaccgcatactaggagtaggaggtagtcgaaaccggtaagcctagtactgccttgtttcgaaagtacagaactgctacccaccccttagggcagtcgagtggccgcggagaattgggatgcatatgtttacttttggtggactctcgtagggctcggttgactatatgcaggtggggtggttctgtagttcgaggcgggaaggggaatggttggttcgtattgtccgacggggcaaatacgtgccgtgttggttaggtccaccttacaaggttaaatcggatcgattcgccgtcagtcgctctcggatatgagcaccttgatcgcagcaccgcatcgtagtaatgagaTGGAATATTAATGTATGTGTTGAAGGAAATGTTGAGATTACTAATTGATCTTCTAttatgtttgttttagaaagggCTCTGCAAATGACTAGAGgatattaatttatatagaatgtgagctaaaatattgaaagtaaggatccacccttagacgcttttctgcaaataatCTATAGccagaaagccttgcatgtctagataatgggctatgtatacccatagtcgggtaagtcttgctaagtattagaatactcagggttgttgcaATATTCGTTTCAGGTCCTACAGATGTAGATTTCTGTCCTTactgcgccaagttcatccgtCGTGACGCGGATGGCTGGGAAATTGCCGGACCAGATGCTTAGTCCTTGCTAGTTACCGaatcacacacccgtgggctgagtgtgtgattcgaCACTGCGCTTCATGTATTATAGACGTCAGGTTTCCTATAACGGACTTTGTTTTAAACTGCAGTTGCActtgtatattatttatgtaattaaaccaggtttgtaaaacttaatgtACTCTACTCTGTATTGTAGTTGTATTTATATGTACTCGGCATGTTTGTACTACCTgtgctcgccttcgtgtgagactactgatgtttgtttcgatcggaacGTCGGTTGagaaaggactgtcaaattaaaccattaagctaatgcgcctgatgtgttcagATGATGGTCATTATgcttaatttgagttttaatttgacggttctgtcacagccaTACTTGCTAGGCCACGAGCCCACGACTCTGATACTGATACGGGCAAGCGGCAAACAATTACTGATACACAGTGGAAATAAAAACTACTGAAATCTTGCAACAGCAAAATCGCAAATTCTCAgatcagaaaagaaagaagtcaCATTTTCACAATGGCAGGCTCCAAACTAGTTGATTCCAGGACTCGACGTGTTCTCTCTTTCTGGTAGTTGTGGCTGAGCGATCCAAATCTCTTTGGCACGTTTTCTCCTACCCCTACCTGCCTACTGGCTAGTGTAGTACCAGTATACACCACCACACAATTTGCCGATCATGTTTGTTGGGCATCACATCACGGGGGATCTGCCTCCAGGCGTATCTCAGTGATCTTCCTGCCGCGAGGTGTCGTTGCATCACCGTCTCACTTGCTCATCAATGAAAATGGGAGAAATCTACAGTACTCCCGGCATCTCTACCAAGTATAAGCGGCTACACCCAGAAGGGGCAAATGGATGTCGAGTGTGGAATCTCTAAGGCTTTCGTCTCAATTCTTCCCGTCAGGTTTCACCTGTGGCGGTTGATCGACCTGTTCGATGTCTACCTGGACCGGCTCCCTGTAATCTTGGCACTCTTTGCCTCCAGGCCTCGACGACGCATGATTGTACCAAATCATACCCACAATGGCCAGGATCATACCAAATGCGACATGAACGTTCAGGCTTTCTCTTCCGAAGAGGATGAACCCCAGGGTGAGCACAAGGATCGTCTTCATGTGGCCCAGAACTTGAAATGAGACGGCTGTGAACCTTCCAATGCATATGAACTGGCTCAGGTTGGTTCCAATTGCAATCACGCACGACAGTGCTATGAAGAACTGGAAGGGGTGTGGATGAGAAGGAAATATCAGCCATCAGTTCACCCACCTATTGCTAAGTTGCTAATAGATGGTGCTAAGGCAAAATTATGTAATGTAAACTTGTTCTGTGTGTTCATATCCCTGTGTTTTTTCATGATTGAGATATATTGAAATGGCACTGGCCTACCAGTAACACAATGTTTTGAGTTTTGTGTTTACCATCCTTCCATCCCTAGATTGTATTCCAATTGAAGTGCAAGAGAAATTAAGGCAAGTTGTTAGCCAGGCGAAGTACAGAACAGCACTTACCATCACCACGTTGTTATAACGGTAAGTATCAACTCTATTATTAGTCAGCCAAAGGTCCACAAAAGGCCCAAGTAGTAACAATGATGCTGCTTGGGCTGGAGCAGTATGACCCAAGAGGTTGAATGCGCTAAGGGAATACTTGTTCTGAAGGTGATGGATGTACTGCCAAAAAGAAGGCCAAAGTACTAAAATTAGAAAGATAGGACAAAGGAATGAAAACATGTCAAAGCTGGCAAAGTGAATAATGCATGATAAAAATATGGTTTTGTCTAACATGAAATCTGTTCAGGCTTCTACGTACTGCTATTGTATCGGAGCAATTTGCTACAACTTTAAGGGTTCAAAAGGCGCGCAGACAATAAAAAGGAACCAGAGACTACATGTAATTATTGACCTTGAGCTATTAATATCTTGGTCAGCTTTTAAGTTTTATGGAGTAACTGAGTACAGTTACCTCTAAAAGCTCTGAATTCTCAACTCCAATGCTATTCATAGGCACTGCAAGAGCCACCAGATTGTGAATACTTACAAATGGTCAGCATGTATACAGTGATGAGACCCGACCAATGCTAGTTTCAATATAGACATGGTTCATGCTGAAGGGTATGGTTTCACATAAAGCGGAAAGAACTGTACAAGTACCCACAAAATGAATGTAAAAATTATAGTTTTGTCAATACTTACATGTTGCTGAAATGCAGTACTGCTAACCGCTACTGTAGCAGATATCAACCCTTTGGTATTTAAACTAACATCAGTGACGGTACATATTGCAACTCCTACTAGGACAACTATTATGCTGAGCTTTGTGCCCCTTGAGTAACGGATATTGTCAAATAAGACTTCCAGCATGCATAAAACTGGAACCATAGACAACTTGGATATCTGGAGAAAAGGGTGATGCCAAAATTTAGTATATGTATGCATAAAACACTCTAAATGCATCAAagaaataacaattatttattcACCTGATAGAATCCAACAGAGTTCCACATCAAGCTAGCATTCATCCCAACAACTGATATATTTGCAAAAATGACATACTTCATAAGCTCTGGAAGAGGTAAATAGGATGGCTCAAGATATCCCAACGATTTCAGTATTAATGCCACCAAAGCTGTAGTTGCAAAGTGAATCCCAGGCAATGTCGTAACTGCAAGGGAGTTTAGTTAGAGCAAAGGATCAAATGTAGTGCAACAGTGTAAGTTAAAGTATTCCATCATAAGCCGGTAGAAGTTCTGACAGAAAGAATGTATGCTCGCATCATTCAGTATGTATTTTGACGCATCAATATTAAATATTAATTCATCTCCACAAGACATTGTTTCAGTACAATTTTTCGTATTTAATATGAGCGATAAGCAATAAGCATTGGCAGAGCAGTGAATCCAACAACACAGTGTGCATCTCAAATTCCATTTGTCAGATATCTCTCCATCAACTGTATAACTTACactttcagaacatgcatgcACAGGAATTTGAGGATACCAGTCCATGAATGCAAAAATATGATAACAAATTTTCAacaaatttatttatttctggatgCATGGCACTTTTCAGGTCAGTCCTATTTGGATTTGAGATAACGGGATGAGTGTTCAGTGCTAACAATAGCATGTCACTTTCCATGACAACATCCATGTTGAAAAAGATGTCGCCCAAAAGATTAACATGAGCATACCAAAGGTGACATAAGCATAGTTTAGTTTATTTGTGTTTAGATTCAAAGGTGAAGGTTGAGACTTGTCATACCAAAGCCAAACCCGTGAGTACCCATCAGGGCCTTGTTAACCATGATGATACCGACGGAGGTGACGACGTTGAACACCCACGCCGCAGCATCCGGCACAACCTTGCTCTCCGCCGGCTTGCCTCCCGGCGCCGCACCCATGCTCCTATTTCCACGCGGGAGCCTTCACCGATACAGGTTTCAGAGCACCTAAGCACGGAATCACCAGCGAGGGAGTCCATCAGAGCATGGCAGTGGCACCAACAACAGAACACACAGAAACCCCAGCATTTTTTGTCAGGCCCCCGAATCGAGTCAATCTGCGCTACCGCCGCTCGCGAAATCCGGAGACCGCGATTGATCaaaggggaggggggagggggcgctTCCACGGCTGAAGAAAGCACTAGTGGTTGAGCAGGGTTCATCGATCCTCGAGTCACGTGGGTAAAACGCCGCGCGGAGCAGGAGAAAACTGACGAAGCCCCAGCAACTGTGTGCATCGGGGAAGGGCGGAGAAAGCAATCCAAATCCATAATCCATCCGAGCGAAAATGAAATACTAATAGAGAGAAAGGGGGGCGGAGCTGGGGGGTGATCCGTGATCACCGGTGGTTTTACCGGCGGCGCGATGGAGGAAGCCGCCGGCGACACCGTCGGAGGCAGCATGCGAGACGGACGGGACGGGAGGTCCTCCACCTGGGAGGCTGGGAGCAGAAGAAAAAGCAGCAGGTGCCCTGCGTCCAGCGAGCGACGACGCCGAGGGGAGGGGGAGTTTGAATGGCGATCGGTCGTGTAGGAGTAGGATGCGAGCTGCGGGGGGGTGCGCGGAGCGATTAGCCGAGCACGGGTCTTCACTCTTCACACCGCCGCAATCGGGGGACTTGACGCTCGGGTCGCGTTCGTTCGCACGGGGCGAGGTCGTTTACCGCACGCGCATCGCGGGCACGAGATGAGACGGGGCGGGGGCCACGGGGGGTGGCGAGGGAAACGTGTTGTGTgcacggcgcggccggccggataATTGCTGGTGCGTCCCACGGCCATTTCTGCAGTGAAATTCGCTGACCTCGTTGCCGGGCCGAGATCCGTGAACAATATCATATCATTGTAAGCAAATTTGGGTGTCAAGCTGGAAAGGAGGCCCGAGAAAACCAATCGGTCACGAGCCAAATCTGTCGTCACAGCACAAAAAAGAGGTTCACCGGGGGCTGGGGCCGGCCCAAATGGCATGATCGTCGAGAAGGTCAAGATAAACCCGATTAGCTCGGCTGGCGTACGAAATATACTTCCCAAACAAAGATTCGACAGTGCAATCACGCGCAGGATAAGCTGCAGCAGCGACGGCACGTAAACCAGCAGCGCACGCTGCCGACGGCGCAGCTGCCGGCGAAAAGCGACAGGTCTGATCTGATCCTCATCTGTCTTCTCCGGGCTCGCGCCAACCACCGATCGAACCAAGTAGCTATAGGTGCCAAGTTGATCGCCCGGGGGTAAACGGATGTATGCACTTTGTCATTAGACTCGTTGATGTATCCCGATCCTTTTAGCCTTTTGTTTCACGGATGTATGCATTTTGTCATTAGACTCGTTGATGTATGCCGATCCTTTtagccttttctttcttcttgttcGCACGTACAGTATCATCATAAAAATGATGCGAAAAATCCTCAAATTAAAGGGATATGTGCTCTGCATAATATATTGTTCCAACTCAAACTATTAGTCATTTTGGCTTTTTTTAATACATTATTTTTGTTATGCACGTGGGTATATATCATGtttagatacatagcaaaatttatatatttaaaatagcagaaacaactaataatttaggaTAGAGGCAATAAATTACTAAACTTATCGTACTTTAGGAAGATATGAAGTCACATGCACTCCTCGAGCCCTCATATAACTTTAGCAAAATCTATGTATTTAAAAAAGCTGaaataactaataatttggaaAAGAAGCAATAAATTACTAAACTTATCTTACTTTAAGAATTTAAGAAGTCACATGCACTCCTCGAGCTCTCATTTAACTTTTTGGTCAGGTCCACCCTTTAACCTAGTCATATTTTACaaaagagaaattttacaatgctTGGAGAGGCGTCGGGAGGCATTTTATGTGTCTTTGATTTGTTATTTCAGAAGATGCTTGATAACTACGCTTCGTAGAGGAAGAATCAAGTATCCAGGAAGGATGAATGAGACCAGCGAAGCCCTTAGGTGCTGTATGGAGCAGCTGCTGCTTGTTAGAGACGAGAAAGAGCGCCTTGTAATTGAAGCAGCTAATAAGATATCTTCGGAGCAGAAGAAAACACAAGATTTGCAGCAGAAGTTTGAGGATGCAAATAAGCAGTTTGAGAAGGTCATCACTGAAAACTACAATCTTCGTAACACTGTTGACTCAAAGGAGAAGTTGATCAAAGAGCTGAAACAAAGCACATTCAGACCAAAAGTTAACTGATGCGACGGCAAGGCTTGAATTCTCACAGAAACAATGCACATCCCTTAAGTATGAGGTGCGCATGCTTCGGGAGGAACTTGAGATTCGGAACAAAGAGCGGGAGTATGACCTCAGATCAATCCATGCTGctcagaagcagcagcaggagagCGTGAAGAAGATAGCTGCACTAGAAGCAGTGTCAGAGGCTGCGGACCATGGTTCAGAAGCGTCTGCCAGGTCCTGTAGCGTTGGCGAAAATGAAAGATGAGGTCAAGCGACAAGGTGCTAGTTCTGCTGACAAGTACGCAGACGAAGCATGCAAGTTGTCAATACTACAGAGACAGCACGAAGAGTTGTCTGGTACCCATGGTTTGACAGAAAATAACCATCCAGAACGAATGGTCAGTGCATTAGCCAAGCTGGA
This sequence is a window from Panicum virgatum strain AP13 chromosome 7K, P.virgatum_v5, whole genome shotgun sequence. Protein-coding genes within it:
- the LOC120642495 gene encoding UDP-rhamnose/UDP-galactose transporter 5-like isoform X2, translating into MGAAPGGKPAESKVVPDAAAWVFNVVTSVGIIMVNKALMGTHGFGFVTTLPGIHFATTALVALILKSLGYLEPSYLPLPELMKYVIFANISVVGMNASLMWNSVGFYQISKLSMVPVLCMLEVLFDNIRYSRGTKLSIIVVLVGVAICTVTDVSLNTKGLISATVAVSSTAFQQHYIHHLQNKYSLSAFNLLGHTAPAQAASLLLLGPFVDLWLTNNRVDTYRYNNVVMVHSRLISSSGPHEDDPCAHPGVHPLRKRKPERSCRIWYDPGHCGYDLVQSCVVEAWRQRVPRLQGAGPGRHRTGRSTATGET
- the LOC120642395 gene encoding polyadenylate-binding protein 2-like — translated: MAAQVAAAAAAANGSAGAIPAVVSPGAVGVAQPLPTTSLYVGDLEGSVSDSQLYELFSQAGQVVSVRVCRDVTSRRSLGYAYVNFSNPVDAARALEVLNFALLNNKPIRVMYSNRDPSSRRSGSANIFIKNLDKAIDNKTLHETFSTFGTILSCKVAMDEVSQSKGFGFVQYEKEEEAQAAIKSLNGMLINDKPVFVGPFLRKQERDHSFDKTKFNNVFVKNLSESTTKEDLVKIFGEYGNITSAVVMIGMDGKSRCFGFINFENPDAAACAVQELNGKKINDKEWYVGRAQKKSEREMELKRRFEQSLKDAADKYQGLNLYLKNLDDSIGDDQLCELFSNFGKITSCKVMRDQNGLSKGSGFVAFSTREEASQALTEMNGKMISGKPLYVAFAQRKEDRKAMLQAQFSQMRPPVPMTPTMAPRLPMYPPMPPQQLFYGQAPPAMIPPQPGFGFQQQLVPGMRPGGPHMPNYFVPVVQQGQQGPRPGIRRGAGAQGQQPVQSFQQQMLPRGRMYRYPTGRNMPEAPAIPGVAGGMIQPYDMGGFPVRDTALSPAAQIGTLTSALANATPEQQRTILGENLYPLVEQLEPNQAAKVTGMLLEMDQTEVLHLLESPEALKSKVAEAMDVLRNVAHQQNPNTPTSQLAALSLTEGIIS
- the LOC120642495 gene encoding UDP-rhamnose/UDP-galactose transporter 5-like isoform X1, which encodes MGAAPGGKPAESKVVPDAAAWVFNVVTSVGIIMVNKALMGTHGFGFVTTLPGIHFATTALVALILKSLGYLEPSYLPLPELMKYVIFANISVVGMNASLMWNSVGFYQISKLSMVPVLCMLEVLFDNIRYSRGTKLSIIVVLVGVAICTVTDVSLNTKGLISATVAVSSTAFQQHYIHHLQNKYSLSAFNLLGHTAPAQAASLLLLGPFVDLWLTNNRVDTYRYNNVVMFFIALSCVIAIGTNLSQFICIGRFTAVSFQVLGHMKTILVLTLGFILFGRESLNVHVAFGMILAIVGMIWYNHASSRPGGKECQDYREPVQVDIEQVDQPPQVKPDGKN